Genomic segment of Caproiciproducens sp. NJN-50:
GTATCCAACGGATAATGTGCGATCATGGAGACAGCGCGGGCGTAGTCGTCCTCCAGAAATGCCTTGCAGGCCAGAAGTTTGCAGGAGACCAGTGGAACCGCGGCAAATGCCTCGTTGATTTCGATGACATCCAGGTCCTCCAGGGAGAGCTTCTGGGCATTCAGCAGCTTCTTAATGGCGAGCGCGGGAGCCACCGGCAGCAATTCCGGAGCGGCGGCGATGGAGCAGATATCGACAACCGTATAGAGAGGCTGAATGCCCAACTCCTCTGCCTTGCTCCGCTTCATCAGGATCTGGGCGGCGGCGCCGTCGTTCAGGCCGGGGGCGTTGCCCGCGGTAATCGTCGGGTTCCCGAAGATCGTGGGCAGCTTGGCCAGACTTTCCATGCTGATTTCCGGGCGGTACTGCTCGTCGATCTCCAGTGTGTGGCTTTCGGCCTTTTTGCCCTTTTTAACGGTGTATTCGATGGGGAACATAACGGATTTATAAAACCCGTTTTCATATGCCCGGCCGTATTTCTGGTGGCTTGCCAGCGCCAGCTCATCCTGCTCTTCGCGGGTGACATGATAGACCTGGGCCACATTTCCGGAGTCCACGGAAACGGGAGCGTAATCCTTGTAACCCAGCGGGAACAGGGGATCTTCCAACTGCAGGCCGCCGGTCTTGACGCCGGCCCATCTCATGTTGCGGGCCAGATAGGGGACCGTGCTGAAGCTGGTGGCGCCGCCGGCAAGGGCGGTCTCGGCCTCTCCCAGAAGAATGCGGCCGGCGGCATAGTTGGCGGCGGACATGGCGGAAACGCAGGCCTTGTCCAGAGTGACGGAGGGCGTGGTCGCGGGCAGGCCCGCTTTCAGGAGCGACTGGCGCGCCACGACGGGAGTATACGGGTCTTTGCAGTTGGTCGTATCGCCGCACCCCCACCACACCTCGTCGATGCTTTCCGGCGCCAGGCCGGCCTGTTCAATTGCGGCCTTCATGGCGGCGGCGCCCAGATCGTAGATGTCCACATTTTTTAAGCTTCCCCCGAAGCGTCCGAAAGGGGTCCGCGCGGCGCTCACTACAACAATTTCTTCTTTCATTTTCATGGCTGTTTCCTCCTCGGTTTTTATTCTTGAAGCGACTGTGTGCACAGAAAGGCTTGATTTGCCGGGCGATCCCGGCACGCTGAACACAATCTCCGTTTTATACC
This window contains:
- a CDS encoding thiolase family protein; translated protein: MKMKEEIVVVSAARTPFGRFGGSLKNVDIYDLGAAAMKAAIEQAGLAPESIDEVWWGCGDTTNCKDPYTPVVARQSLLKAGLPATTPSVTLDKACVSAMSAANYAAGRILLGEAETALAGGATSFSTVPYLARNMRWAGVKTGGLQLEDPLFPLGYKDYAPVSVDSGNVAQVYHVTREEQDELALASHQKYGRAYENGFYKSVMFPIEYTVKKGKKAESHTLEIDEQYRPEISMESLAKLPTIFGNPTITAGNAPGLNDGAAAQILMKRSKAEELGIQPLYTVVDICSIAAAPELLPVAPALAIKKLLNAQKLSLEDLDVIEINEAFAAVPLVSCKLLACKAFLEDDYARAVSMIAHYPLDTFDAGVYESLMKKLNVNGGAIAIGHANTASGARIMMNAGMELRRRGGGIAACAICGGLTQGDGCIIRV